The proteins below come from a single Oryzomicrobium terrae genomic window:
- a CDS encoding SMR family transporter yields MTAISFALILTGVLLNAAAQLLLKAGTNAVGHFDFQLDNVLPIGLKLAFEPHIMGGMACYAVSLVVWIMALSRVPVSIAYPMLSIGYVINAFIAWQWFGEPLATQKLMGIGFIIVGVWLVARSH; encoded by the coding sequence ATGACTGCCATCAGCTTCGCCCTCATCCTCACCGGCGTCCTGCTCAACGCCGCGGCACAGTTGCTCCTCAAGGCCGGCACCAATGCTGTCGGCCATTTCGACTTTCAGCTCGACAACGTCCTGCCCATCGGCCTCAAGCTCGCCTTCGAGCCCCACATCATGGGCGGCATGGCCTGTTATGCCGTCAGCCTGGTGGTATGGATCATGGCCCTCTCCCGGGTGCCGGTGTCGATCGCCTATCCGATGCTCTCCATCGGCTACGTCATCAACGCCTTCATCGCCTGGCAATGGTTCGGCGAACCCCTGGCCACTCAGAAACTCATGGGCATCGGCTTCATCATCGTCGGCGTCTGGCTAGTCGCCCGTTCCCACTAA
- a CDS encoding AsmA-like C-terminal region-containing protein, whose translation MVLILVDGKAPVGELSAKVGNAQLVEQSLQELERDGFIAPASAGSSVWVQSTSAQHSVHAADPGSMAPAEPLLESEKSFLQASLAGGGEEGTEDTRPEEPPVAPSLPPVKKENKAVNLNVIDFSRWRNYLPRPGVIGLGALLLAIGAIWASFGVPEQRYRHLLAEAVGQVLGQAVEVGELHLGWAGQPALVAGSIKAGNGGMSLEEVALVPQWSSLLSRHPLCKRVEVRRANLPVVATAGLHALGDKLGGGGQGARIVLHEVTLGLGSVDLPGRWSVDSQGGPEGQTLITNTDRSLRATIAASSAGVTVAWQGVNWQPDPALRWKLDQVDGQALISSAPSGAMLVTLSKLDVLALDGRWRGEGRLQLNGEKLMLDGRLALRHMAGARFSELLGRSRIALQGSYSADLAVRAEGRDWAALWAGLSYEGSISAGKGEVASLDLLQAVRAGVGPFSRGGATTFDSLEGRIRRDPKNIQLSGLALQSGLASATGRLSIEGESKLEGIFDVQLRGSANRLRAQVQLSGTVADPQLRRLR comes from the coding sequence ATGGTGCTTATCCTGGTCGATGGTAAAGCGCCCGTCGGTGAGTTGTCGGCAAAGGTGGGGAATGCCCAGTTGGTAGAGCAATCCCTACAGGAACTGGAGCGTGATGGTTTCATCGCCCCCGCAAGCGCGGGGAGTTCGGTATGGGTTCAATCTACCTCCGCACAGCATTCGGTGCATGCTGCCGATCCGGGGAGCATGGCTCCCGCTGAGCCGCTACTGGAGTCAGAAAAATCGTTCTTGCAGGCATCTCTGGCTGGCGGGGGTGAAGAAGGCACGGAGGATACCCGGCCGGAGGAGCCACCTGTTGCACCAAGCCTTCCGCCAGTTAAAAAGGAAAATAAGGCTGTCAACCTGAACGTGATTGATTTTTCTCGGTGGCGAAACTACCTGCCCAGGCCCGGCGTCATTGGGCTTGGTGCGCTGTTGTTGGCGATCGGAGCGATCTGGGCATCCTTTGGTGTCCCCGAGCAACGGTATCGCCACCTTCTGGCGGAAGCCGTGGGCCAGGTGCTTGGCCAGGCGGTCGAGGTCGGTGAGCTGCATCTTGGCTGGGCTGGGCAGCCTGCGTTGGTGGCCGGGAGCATCAAAGCTGGCAATGGAGGCATGAGTCTGGAGGAGGTTGCGCTGGTTCCTCAGTGGAGCAGCCTCCTTTCTCGGCATCCGCTATGCAAGCGTGTCGAGGTCAGAAGGGCGAACCTGCCCGTGGTTGCCACGGCGGGCCTTCATGCCCTCGGCGATAAGCTGGGGGGAGGAGGGCAGGGGGCCAGGATTGTTCTGCACGAGGTGACGCTTGGCTTGGGGAGCGTGGACCTTCCTGGACGATGGAGCGTCGATTCCCAGGGAGGCCCTGAGGGCCAGACGCTTATAACGAATACAGACAGGTCGCTGCGCGCAACCATTGCCGCTTCGTCTGCCGGGGTGACGGTAGCCTGGCAGGGCGTGAACTGGCAGCCAGATCCTGCGTTGCGCTGGAAGCTCGATCAGGTAGATGGGCAAGCGCTGATCTCCAGCGCACCGAGTGGCGCCATGCTGGTGACACTGAGCAAGCTGGATGTCCTGGCGCTGGATGGCCGCTGGCGGGGCGAGGGGAGGTTACAGCTAAACGGTGAAAAACTGATGCTTGATGGGCGGCTGGCGCTGCGTCATATGGCGGGCGCCCGTTTCTCCGAGTTGCTTGGACGCTCTAGGATCGCGTTGCAAGGCTCGTATTCGGCCGACTTGGCCGTGCGTGCCGAAGGTAGAGATTGGGCGGCACTGTGGGCTGGTTTGAGCTATGAGGGCAGTATCTCTGCGGGCAAGGGGGAGGTCGCCTCACTCGATTTGCTGCAAGCGGTCCGTGCAGGAGTGGGTCCATTTTCCCGTGGCGGTGCGACTACCTTCGACAGCTTGGAGGGGCGCATTCGCCGTGATCCGAAGAATATCCAGCTAAGTGGCTTGGCGCTGCAATCTGGCTTGGCCAGTGCAACGGGCCGGTTATCCATCGAGGGTGAGAGCAAGCTCGAGGGTATTTTTGACGTTCAACTGCGAGGCAGCGCCAATCGGTTGCGGGCTCAGGTGCAACTGAGCGGTACGGTCGCTGACCCGCAGCTGCGCCGACTCCGTTAA
- a CDS encoding pyridoxal phosphate-dependent aminotransferase produces the protein MQPILKSAKLANVCYDIRGPVLARAKQMEDEGQKIIKLNIGNLASFGFDAPEEIQQDMIRNLPNSAGYSDSKGIFSARKAIMHYTQEKKIKGVGLEDIYIGNGVSELIVMAMNALLNHGDEVLVPAPDYPLWTAAVSLSGGTPRHYICDEGAGWLPDLDDIRSKITDNTRAIVLINPNNPTGALYPDDLLREIVEIARQHQLIIYADEVYDKVLYDGVTHTSIGSLSEDVLTITFNGLSKNYRSCGYRAGWMVVSGDKRHAQDYIEGLNMLASMRLCANVPGQFAIQTALGGYQSINDLVAPGGRMRRQRDLAHELITAIPGVTCVKPKATLYMFPRLDPKMYPIADDQQFICELLEAEKVLLVQGTGFNWPHPDHFRLVFLPHEDDLREAIGRIARFLDGYRKRHGNA, from the coding sequence ATGCAACCGATCCTGAAATCCGCCAAGCTTGCCAACGTCTGCTACGACATTCGTGGACCGGTGCTGGCCCGAGCTAAGCAGATGGAGGACGAAGGGCAGAAGATCATCAAGCTCAACATCGGTAACCTGGCTTCCTTCGGCTTCGACGCGCCCGAGGAAATCCAGCAGGACATGATCCGCAACCTGCCCAATTCTGCTGGGTATTCCGACTCCAAGGGCATCTTCTCCGCCCGCAAGGCGATCATGCACTACACCCAGGAGAAGAAGATCAAGGGCGTGGGGCTGGAGGACATCTACATCGGCAATGGCGTGTCCGAGCTGATCGTGATGGCCATGAACGCCCTGCTCAACCACGGCGACGAGGTGCTGGTGCCGGCGCCCGACTATCCGCTGTGGACTGCCGCCGTGAGTCTGTCCGGCGGTACGCCGCGCCATTACATCTGCGACGAGGGCGCCGGCTGGCTGCCCGACCTGGACGATATCCGCAGCAAGATCACCGACAACACCCGGGCCATCGTCCTGATCAACCCGAACAATCCGACCGGGGCCCTGTACCCGGACGACCTGCTGCGCGAGATCGTCGAGATCGCCCGCCAGCACCAGCTGATCATCTACGCCGATGAGGTGTACGACAAGGTGCTCTACGACGGGGTGACCCACACCTCCATCGGCTCCCTGTCCGAGGACGTGCTGACCATCACCTTCAATGGCCTGTCCAAGAACTACCGCTCCTGCGGCTACCGGGCCGGCTGGATGGTGGTGTCCGGCGACAAGCGCCACGCCCAGGACTACATCGAGGGCCTCAATATGCTGGCCTCGATGCGTCTGTGCGCCAACGTGCCGGGGCAGTTCGCCATTCAGACCGCCCTGGGCGGTTACCAGAGCATCAACGACCTGGTGGCCCCGGGTGGTCGCATGCGCCGCCAGCGCGATCTGGCCCATGAACTGATTACCGCCATCCCCGGGGTAACCTGCGTCAAGCCCAAGGCGACCTTGTACATGTTCCCGCGGCTCGACCCGAAGATGTACCCGATTGCCGACGACCAGCAGTTCATCTGCGAACTGCTGGAAGCGGAGAAAGTGCTGCTGGTTCAGGGCACTGGCTTCAACTGGCCCCACCCGGATCACTTCCGGCTGGTGTTCCTGCCCCATGAGGACGATTTGCGCGAGGCCATCGGCCGCATCGCCCGCTTCCTCGATGGTTATCGCAAGCGTCACGGCAACGCCTGA
- a CDS encoding glycosyltransferase, producing MSHAHPELSVVIPVYNEEAGLQSLYDRLYPALDQLGTVYEVIFVNDGSRDRSAALLREQFQRRPDVTRVVLLAANAGQHMAIMAGFEQCRGDVVVTLDADLQNPPEEIGKLLDAVRAGHDYVGSIRRQREDALWRSVASKSMNRLRERITRIKMTDQGCMLRAYRREIVEAMLDCKEVNTFIPALAYTFAHQPTEVVVEHEARSAGESKYSLYSLIRLNFDLMTGFSVAPLQFFSLLGILVSMLSVVTYVGVIIHRLFNHEVTGLIDVIWDRDILAFFLIGLVLFGQGILGEYVGRIHMQVRYRPRYRIGTILESPAVSTSSEDASTLPASRPTLQP from the coding sequence ATGAGTCACGCCCATCCCGAGTTGTCCGTCGTCATTCCGGTCTATAACGAGGAGGCCGGTCTCCAGTCGCTCTACGATCGCCTTTACCCGGCCCTGGATCAATTGGGCACCGTTTACGAAGTCATTTTCGTCAACGACGGCAGCCGCGACCGCTCCGCCGCCCTGCTGCGCGAGCAATTCCAGCGCCGTCCGGACGTGACCCGCGTGGTATTGCTGGCCGCCAATGCCGGCCAGCACATGGCCATCATGGCGGGCTTCGAGCAATGCCGTGGGGACGTGGTGGTGACCTTGGACGCCGACCTTCAGAACCCGCCGGAAGAAATCGGCAAGCTGCTCGACGCCGTGCGCGCCGGTCACGACTACGTCGGCTCGATCCGCCGCCAGCGTGAAGACGCCCTGTGGCGCTCGGTCGCCTCGAAGAGCATGAACCGCCTGCGCGAACGGATTACCCGTATCAAGATGACCGACCAGGGCTGCATGCTGCGTGCTTACCGTCGTGAAATCGTCGAAGCCATGCTCGACTGCAAGGAGGTCAACACCTTCATCCCGGCACTGGCCTACACCTTCGCCCACCAGCCCACCGAAGTCGTTGTCGAGCACGAGGCCCGCTCCGCTGGCGAATCCAAGTATTCCCTGTACAGCCTGATCCGCCTCAACTTCGACCTGATGACCGGCTTTTCGGTGGCCCCGCTACAGTTCTTCTCCCTGCTCGGCATCCTGGTCTCCATGCTGTCGGTGGTCACCTACGTCGGCGTGATCATCCACCGCCTGTTCAACCATGAAGTCACCGGCCTGATCGACGTGATCTGGGACCGGGACATCCTCGCCTTCTTCCTGATTGGTCTGGTGCTGTTCGGCCAAGGCATCCTGGGCGAATACGTGGGCCGCATCCACATGCAGGTTCGCTACCGTCCCCGCTACCGGATCGGCACCATCCTCGAATCTCCGGCTGTCAGCACTTCGTCAGAAGATGCTTCTACCCTGCCGGCCTCCCGCCCGACCTTGCAGCCCTGA
- a CDS encoding DUF1318 domain-containing protein, with protein MTSLPLMGWIRRAPWRALGVLLGLVVLSACTSVGLYTGAAGTQEEARAVVRVVYGQGGDSEVDRLPYEGGDLSRVVRCLRDRYPRLQAWYVQGVIGNTLGGFVAIRDDDRRQEVRDLVRQENRDRAQLYTHSSGEVGHGTDDLQSWLPYEQESFGAEWVKQSPSGWWYMDRARLWHKKQTPADVPPVRESQPINSRFVW; from the coding sequence ATGACATCGTTGCCTTTGATGGGCTGGATTCGTCGGGCTCCGTGGCGCGCGCTTGGCGTGCTGCTCGGATTGGTCGTCCTATCTGCTTGTACCAGCGTAGGGCTCTATACCGGTGCAGCAGGTACCCAGGAAGAGGCGAGGGCGGTTGTTCGCGTGGTCTATGGGCAGGGCGGCGATAGCGAGGTGGATCGGCTGCCTTACGAGGGTGGTGATCTGAGTCGGGTCGTGCGTTGCCTACGCGACCGTTATCCGCGCTTGCAGGCGTGGTATGTCCAAGGCGTGATCGGCAACACCTTGGGGGGCTTTGTCGCTATTCGTGATGATGATCGTCGGCAAGAGGTGCGCGACTTGGTGCGCCAGGAGAACCGGGATCGGGCTCAGCTTTATACGCACTCCTCGGGCGAGGTCGGGCATGGCACTGACGACCTTCAATCCTGGCTGCCCTATGAGCAGGAAAGCTTTGGAGCCGAGTGGGTGAAACAATCGCCTTCCGGCTGGTGGTACATGGACAGGGCGCGGCTGTGGCACAAGAAACAGACGCCGGCCGACGTGCCGCCAGTGCGAGAGTCTCAACCGATTAATAGCCGCTTTGTCTGGTGA
- a CDS encoding DegT/DnrJ/EryC1/StrS family aminotransferase yields the protein MDFLPFTRPSIDEETIAAVADVLRSGWITTGPKCQQFEAELSALCGGRPVKVFNSGTLTLEIALELAGIGHGDEVITSPLTWAATANVVVKRGARPVFADIDPATRMLDLAKVEAAITPRTKAIIPVDLAGLPLDRDALYALATRHKLRVIEDAAQSLGANWNGTPIGQAFGDSSGFVSFSFHANKNLTTCEGGALVLPPDVEPAKVDRLRLQGVQRFPDGTLDVDMTGHKGNLTDVAAAVGLGQLKRLDEFTARRRVLAQRYFVALRAAGLAQLLGLPLEDFTQSNWHMFQVLVPAGHDRAALMAGLKEQGIGSGVHYPALHLTTLYRRLGWQEGDCPVAEDIGRRILTLPLFPAMADSDVDRVVAALATLLLR from the coding sequence ATGGATTTTCTGCCCTTCACTCGCCCCAGCATCGACGAGGAAACCATTGCCGCCGTGGCCGATGTGCTGCGCTCCGGCTGGATCACCACCGGCCCCAAGTGCCAGCAGTTCGAAGCCGAACTCTCTGCCCTGTGCGGCGGACGCCCGGTCAAGGTTTTCAACTCTGGGACACTGACCCTGGAAATTGCCCTGGAACTGGCGGGGATAGGCCACGGCGATGAAGTCATCACCAGCCCCCTGACCTGGGCTGCCACCGCCAACGTGGTAGTCAAGCGTGGCGCCCGCCCGGTCTTTGCCGACATCGACCCCGCCACCCGCATGCTCGACCTGGCCAAGGTCGAGGCCGCCATCACGCCCCGCACGAAGGCCATCATTCCAGTAGACCTGGCCGGTCTGCCTCTGGACCGCGACGCGCTCTACGCCCTGGCTACCCGCCATAAGCTGCGGGTGATCGAAGATGCAGCCCAGTCCCTGGGCGCCAATTGGAACGGCACGCCCATCGGCCAGGCCTTCGGCGACAGCTCGGGTTTTGTCTCCTTCAGCTTCCACGCCAACAAGAACCTGACCACCTGCGAGGGCGGGGCGCTGGTGCTACCCCCCGATGTGGAACCGGCCAAGGTGGACCGGTTGCGCCTGCAAGGCGTGCAGCGTTTTCCCGATGGCACTCTCGACGTGGACATGACCGGCCACAAGGGCAACCTCACCGATGTCGCCGCGGCGGTTGGCCTGGGCCAGCTGAAGCGCCTTGATGAATTCACCGCCCGCAGGCGCGTGCTTGCCCAACGCTATTTCGTTGCCCTGCGTGCCGCCGGCCTGGCGCAGCTGCTCGGTTTGCCCCTGGAAGATTTCACCCAATCCAACTGGCACATGTTCCAGGTGCTGGTGCCTGCCGGTCACGACCGTGCGGCCCTGATGGCCGGTTTGAAGGAACAGGGCATCGGCAGCGGCGTCCATTACCCTGCCCTGCACCTCACCACCCTCTACCGTCGTCTTGGCTGGCAAGAGGGGGATTGCCCGGTTGCCGAAGACATCGGCCGGCGTATTTTGACCCTCCCCCTTTTCCCGGCCATGGCGGACTCCGACGTGGATCGGGTCGTCGCCGCCCTGGCCACCCTGCTGCTCCGCTGA
- a CDS encoding glycosyltransferase family 39 protein, giving the protein MESRRPRSLLLFLLIVLVVWFGNLEYRKLVRPDEGRYAEIPREMVVSGDWTTPRLNDLKYFEKPALQYWATAVSYTVFGEHNWSARLWPALTGLFGILAVWLTGARLFGKNAGFLGAAALSGSLLYVVLSHVLSLDMGVCFFLNLAVFAFALSRRADISTSSERNWLWLAWIGLGLAVLSKGLIGLVLPGAALVLYSLVQRDFAFWLRMRWLSGLGLLLLVTVPWFVAVSLKNPEFFHFFFIHEHFERFLTKVHGRYQPAWYFIPVLLVGFMPWVTLFLAECWNIVRTPGRGRGEFRADRFLLIWAVVIFGFFSASHSKLISYIIPLFPAGAILVGRAIDRTSGRKLRWHMLPVVLFGLIYVGAALWVPNLESIRNDNPDVPAYQPWLIGAAVILTGSAIAGFILFQRERKTFATMVVAIGGLVCAQLTLSGHETQRESMSAWDIVQKVKPYMDDSLPFYSVNTYDQTLQPYLKRTTTMVQYKDELDFGIQQEPEKFIPDVPSFVKRWEADKQAFALLPPDTFNQLQAQGVPMEVLAKDSRRVIVRKPQP; this is encoded by the coding sequence ATGGAATCTCGTCGCCCGCGCTCTCTACTCCTATTTCTACTGATTGTGCTGGTTGTCTGGTTTGGCAACCTTGAATACCGCAAGCTGGTTCGTCCGGACGAGGGGCGCTACGCGGAAATCCCGCGGGAAATGGTCGTGAGCGGCGACTGGACCACCCCCCGGCTTAACGATCTCAAGTATTTTGAAAAGCCGGCCCTGCAATACTGGGCAACGGCGGTTTCCTATACGGTATTCGGCGAACACAACTGGTCCGCCCGCCTGTGGCCGGCCCTGACGGGTCTGTTCGGCATTCTCGCCGTCTGGCTTACCGGTGCCCGGTTGTTCGGCAAAAACGCGGGGTTTCTCGGCGCAGCGGCGCTTTCCGGCAGCCTGTTGTACGTCGTGCTTTCCCACGTCCTGTCCCTGGACATGGGGGTCTGTTTCTTCCTCAACCTGGCGGTGTTTGCCTTCGCCCTCAGCCGCCGTGCCGATATCAGCACCAGCAGCGAACGGAATTGGCTTTGGCTAGCCTGGATCGGCCTGGGCTTGGCCGTGCTCTCGAAAGGCTTAATCGGGCTGGTACTACCCGGTGCCGCCCTGGTGCTCTACTCGTTGGTCCAGCGGGATTTCGCCTTCTGGCTGCGCATGCGCTGGTTGTCGGGCCTGGGCCTGCTGTTACTGGTTACGGTGCCCTGGTTCGTCGCTGTTAGCCTGAAGAACCCGGAGTTCTTCCATTTCTTCTTCATCCACGAGCATTTCGAGCGGTTCCTGACCAAGGTGCATGGGCGCTACCAGCCGGCCTGGTACTTCATTCCGGTGCTGCTGGTCGGTTTCATGCCCTGGGTCACCCTGTTCCTGGCCGAATGCTGGAACATTGTGCGCACGCCCGGGCGTGGCCGCGGCGAGTTCCGCGCCGATCGCTTCCTGCTCATCTGGGCAGTGGTGATCTTCGGGTTCTTCTCCGCGTCCCACTCCAAACTGATCTCCTACATTATTCCGCTCTTCCCCGCCGGAGCGATCCTGGTTGGCCGGGCCATCGACCGCACTTCCGGGCGCAAACTGCGCTGGCACATGCTCCCAGTAGTGCTGTTCGGCCTGATCTACGTTGGGGCCGCGCTGTGGGTGCCGAACCTGGAGTCGATCCGTAACGACAACCCCGATGTTCCTGCCTACCAGCCTTGGCTGATCGGCGCAGCGGTAATCCTGACGGGATCGGCCATTGCCGGCTTCATCCTGTTCCAGCGCGAACGCAAAACCTTTGCAACCATGGTGGTGGCCATCGGCGGCCTGGTCTGCGCCCAGCTCACCCTGAGCGGCCACGAGACCCAGCGCGAATCCATGTCGGCCTGGGACATCGTGCAGAAGGTCAAGCCCTACATGGATGACAGCCTGCCGTTTTACAGCGTAAACACCTACGACCAGACGCTGCAGCCCTACCTCAAGCGCACCACGACCATGGTGCAGTACAAGGATGAGCTCGATTTCGGCATCCAGCAGGAGCCGGAAAAGTTCATCCCGGACGTGCCCAGCTTCGTCAAGCGTTGGGAGGCCGACAAGCAGGCCTTTGCCTTGCTGCCGCCGGACACCTTCAATCAATTGCAGGCCCAGGGCGTGCCCATGGAGGTCCTGGCCAAGGATTCCCGCCGGGTGATCGTCCGCAAGCCCCAGCCCTGA
- a CDS encoding Mth938-like domain-containing protein, with the protein MKLHLSRTDGLYTFSGYGDGYVTVNGKRHESNLLVSPTRLTPGWTSHDFDALSEDDFALLAATDAEILILGTGRSFRFPHPRLTQPLLATGRSLEAMDTQAACRTYNILAAEDRKVICALLLP; encoded by the coding sequence ATGAAGCTCCACCTTTCCAGAACCGATGGCCTCTACACCTTCTCCGGGTACGGCGACGGCTACGTCACCGTTAACGGGAAGCGCCACGAAAGCAACCTGCTGGTCAGCCCAACCCGGCTCACCCCCGGATGGACGAGTCATGACTTCGACGCCTTGAGCGAGGATGATTTCGCACTGCTGGCCGCCACCGATGCCGAAATCCTTATTTTGGGCACCGGCCGGTCTTTCCGCTTCCCCCACCCGCGCCTGACCCAACCCCTGCTCGCGACCGGACGCAGTCTGGAAGCAATGGATACCCAGGCGGCCTGCCGTACGTACAACATCCTCGCTGCTGAGGACCGCAAGGTGATTTGCGCCTTGCTGCTGCCCTAA
- a CDS encoding homoserine dehydrogenase produces MKPINVGLLGIGTVGGGTFTVLQRNAEEITRRAGRPIQITVVADKDVTRATAITGGACKVVDDAFAVVSDPNIDIVVELIGGYGVAKELVLKAIENGKHVVTANKALLAVHGSEIFAKAREKGVMVAFEAAVAGGIPIIKAVREGLSANRIQWIAGIINGTTNFILSEMRDKGLSFETVLKEAQRLGYAEADPTFDVEGVDAAHKVTILSAIAFGIPVQFDKAHVEGISKLDATDIKYAEQLGYRIKLLGITRRREQGIELRVHPTLVPAKRLIANVEGAMNAVLVQGDAVGATLYYGKGAGAEPTASAVIADLVDVTRLATADPENRVPHLAFQPDQLADLPVLPISEVETAYYLRMRVEDKPGVLADITRILADEGISIDAMLQREPDEGEAQTDIIILTHICVEKQADAAIAKVEALPVVQGKVTRLRLENLQ; encoded by the coding sequence ATGAAACCCATCAATGTCGGCCTTCTGGGCATCGGTACCGTCGGGGGCGGTACGTTCACCGTTTTGCAGCGTAACGCCGAGGAAATTACTCGCCGTGCCGGGCGCCCCATTCAGATTACCGTGGTGGCCGACAAGGATGTGACCCGGGCGACAGCGATTACAGGCGGCGCCTGCAAGGTGGTGGACGATGCCTTTGCCGTCGTGAGCGACCCCAACATCGACATCGTGGTGGAGTTGATCGGTGGCTACGGCGTGGCCAAGGAGCTGGTGCTCAAGGCCATCGAAAACGGCAAGCATGTGGTGACCGCCAATAAGGCCTTGCTGGCTGTCCATGGCAGCGAGATTTTTGCCAAGGCCCGGGAAAAGGGGGTGATGGTAGCCTTCGAGGCCGCCGTGGCTGGCGGCATTCCCATCATCAAGGCGGTGCGCGAGGGGCTTTCTGCCAACCGTATCCAGTGGATCGCCGGCATCATCAACGGCACCACCAACTTCATCCTCTCCGAGATGCGCGACAAGGGCTTGTCGTTCGAGACCGTACTCAAGGAAGCCCAGCGACTGGGCTATGCCGAGGCCGATCCGACCTTCGACGTCGAAGGGGTGGATGCCGCCCACAAGGTGACGATCCTTTCGGCGATCGCCTTCGGTATTCCGGTGCAGTTCGACAAAGCGCACGTGGAAGGGATTTCCAAGCTCGATGCCACCGATATCAAGTACGCCGAACAGCTGGGTTATCGCATCAAGCTGTTGGGTATCACCCGGCGTCGCGAACAGGGCATCGAGCTGCGTGTCCATCCCACCCTGGTGCCGGCCAAGCGCCTGATCGCCAACGTCGAGGGTGCCATGAACGCCGTTCTGGTCCAGGGCGATGCCGTGGGCGCCACCCTTTACTACGGCAAGGGCGCCGGCGCCGAGCCGACGGCCAGCGCCGTGATCGCCGACCTGGTGGATGTCACGCGCCTGGCCACTGCCGATCCGGAGAACCGGGTGCCGCATCTGGCCTTCCAGCCCGATCAACTGGCCGACTTGCCGGTGTTGCCCATCTCGGAAGTGGAAACCGCCTACTATCTGCGCATGCGGGTCGAGGACAAGCCGGGTGTGCTGGCAGACATCACCCGCATCCTGGCAGACGAGGGGATCTCCATCGACGCCATGCTGCAGCGCGAGCCAGATGAAGGCGAAGCCCAGACCGACATCATCATCCTGACCCATATCTGCGTCGAGAAGCAGGCTGATGCCGCGATCGCCAAAGTCGAAGCGCTTCCTGTCGTTCAGGGTAAGGTCACCCGGTTGCGCCTGGAAAATCTTCAGTAA